The following DNA comes from Anopheles coustani chromosome 2, idAnoCousDA_361_x.2, whole genome shotgun sequence.
TCGTGGTACCGTTTGTTTGCAGTGTGGCTTATTTTTAACGAGTTCTGTTCTGTCTTGTGTCCGTTTGCAGCCCTCACCGTGCGCTACCTGACCCGGCGGTTCATCGGCGAGTACAGCTCCAACACCGATCTGTTGTACAAGCAGACCGTCACGCTGGACAGCGGCGTGCTGGACGTGGAGATCGTCGACATCTCGGCGGAGAACGACAACGGTTTCCCGGTCGAGCAGATCCAGTGGGCCGACGCGTGCCTCATCGTCTACAGCATCACCGACCGGAGCAGCTACGAGTACGCCCAGCGGTCGCTGGCCGAGCTCCGTCAGCTGCAGAACGCCCCCTCGGCCTACCTGGTCGGCAACAAGGCCGACCTGGACCACCTGCGCGAGGTAAGCCAACGAACCCACTTGACTTCCGACATCGGAAACTCATCAACCCCGCCGAGGGTCCGGTACTCCCTCGCTCACTGCCCACCGGAGTGCAATCGTCCCGTGTTCGATGAGCTTACCTGGATAATTGCACTCTCGCTATTTCCCCAGCGGTGATAGGAAAATTGACTCCCGACTTCTTCGATGAACAACCCGATGGAAACTTGATGCCATCGTCAAGCGCTTCCGAGCGTTGGTGACAAGGCGTACCTAAGCCCGCACCACTCGGAAGCACATTCTGGACAAATATTTGCATAGCCTGTTTCACGCAGAACCCACGCCCGTTCAAGGTCCCCCCCCACTTCAAGTGGTAACTAATCTATGCTCCGGCATTTCCGTTTGCATGAACTCGGTCGGCCGGTCGGAGCACACTTGCCGCCACCTACGCCACCGACGCCACCGACgccaatgatgatgatgatgattatactGCTGAAAAACGATGCCATCCTGGCGTTCTGACATTCCTCAGTGTTTCGCTTGAAGCATAACGCGAAAGGCGCTTCTCGCACACAAAATGAGACGTTGCGCGCACGCAAAACTGGGTCGCACGGTCTGGTGGATGGTTTTTGTGGAGAAAATTCATAATTAAGTCCGTAACCGCGACCTTCCGCGGCAGCCCgggttttccactttccattTCAACGGCCTTACCGGTGCTGTACTGGTTTGGCAAACTGGTTTGGAACGCTGCAAAAGTCTCCCAACGCATACGCTTTTTCGCAGCGAGTTTAAAGCAACACCATCGGTGGAGCAGCTCATCTTTCACTggccttttttctgtttcacttgatgatgatgttacatatttcattttgtttttggttttgtgtgtgtgtgtgtgtgggtcggCAGTTGAGCAAACCATCGGTTTACCCGCGGCCAACATGCACCataaaagaatgaaataaGGTAGATGCGTACGTTAATTAGAGCATGACGTGAAATTGAATGGAACATGAGGCGTGAACGTTGAACGCTCGCTCGTCTCCCATAGCACTCGCAAAATGCTAGCAAGGTTGAGAATGGCcagaacgaaggaaaaatgtattaaattGTTCGTCTCGCCGTCGAAATGGAGGAGTATTAAATTAGGGAACGATCTTTTCCTTTAAATTTTTCTCCCGATCGACGAACATTCTCCGTACCTTCGGTCGTCGTCGGCGCTGTGTTGGTTGGTGTGTAGCttaaaatgattttccaaCATCGCTTCTCACAACCGAGCATCATGCTCCATCCACgctggagttttttttttcttgtaatatttgtttagcttttCTTACCATCCGTTCAATCCATTAGCGATAACAGCACACTCGGCGCATCGATCGGAAGAACATTCTCCATGCTCGATGGATAAACATACCAGAGCATACCCTGGGTTTCCCTCCAGGTgtgttgatggtggtggttttattttaaatattttcatcccCACACCCTCAAACTGGCCCGCCTCCGTACcaaacaccaggcgtctccatttcaCAGCGTGCGAAATTGTTACCAGGGGCTCCCGGTTCGGTTCGAACGGCTTACGGTTCGGATTGTCATTCCAATGATTTCTTCCGATTCCACGTAGCACGTGATCGGGGTGTGATCGTGTATTGCCTCaaggaaaatcatatgttcGGCATTTTTCGCTCGTCCGTCGAATAAATCAATTAACGATCACTACCAAACTGATCACGGGGTGCTTTAGCCCGGGTGTGAAATGTGCTACGTTTTTTATATCATAAGTCCATCCTGTGAGCGCTTCAATTATGCTGCCGGACATCTGCCACACCATATTTTTCATTGGTTCATATTTTTGCGAGCGAATTCTTACTTTGTTTAAAAATGGTGCTCTCCTGACTTTTCAAGGGACGTTCAATCGTGTGAGGAAAAGTTAtttgtactaaaaataaactaaccgACTCAACGTGGAAATATGCCCCGATAGGATTCGTTTACATCAGCTGTGCGTGGGGAAAGTAATGTGCATCTTGCGGTGGGAGTCTTAACGATCTTTCCGATGCACAGCAAGTGTGACTTGATGCcgccgatgacgatgattaATGTACGTCCGATGTGTGAAGGCTGACGCAAAGTGATTCTGCTAGATGGCGTTCGTCAATATTTCAAGCCTACATTTGAAAAGGATGGAAATTGAATCTATCATTATATAATATAAACTTGTAATGAAGGTTGTGATCAATTGTTTGGTAATAAGTTTAATGTAGTACCAATCCAAAGGAGGAATTATTGAAATTTGTGCTTTAGCAACTCGTGcaattttatatgaatttattctCCCTTCATAAACGGAGCGATCTTTTTGGCACGACAATGAATGTTTACACTAAGTCCCGCACCGGGCACGACATCTCAGCGTGGTTGGTGAAAGATTTATTCAATAAAGATCCATACGAGAGGTGCATCGAGCCATCTGGCAATGCACGATCGATTGATGGATAAATCAACAATCCCGTTTGAAAGACAGCAAAACGGGGAGTTATAAACCGTTTGGCCCCGGGGTTCGGTTGGCGCAGGATTAATTTCAGTGTCGACCTCCAAACCCATCTTCAGGCACCTGTTGACGTTGATCCGCATTCATTAGTCACGCTTGCCGCACAACAACGGCACGACTTCCCGACCAAATCGGCCCTCGGCCCGGGACGGTAAGGTGCGGGAGGAATTAGGGTTCGCCCAAACCGAGTGCCTCTCATTAACACGTGTAATTTGGCACAGGGCGCACGGCCAAGTGTCCTCCAACCGAACGCACGACCTTCCCCTGGCACGTCTGATCCGGCTGGTCCCGGGACCTTTAACGACCAGACAGCCCGCGGCTGCCGGCGGCTTGTTAGTGGCTAATCGAAATTAATTATGATGCCATCTCCCGGTCGGCGCCGTTCGCCACTCCGACGAGGGCCGGAATGGGATGATGGTTCATTGCAAAGCAGCatgaaaagaagcaaacaaccCGATCCTAACACGACAGCTCGCGGACTCGAACATTGTCCAGAGCACACTATCTGGTTTGACCTACTTTTTTCCCCTCGGTGCGGCGATGCCAGAGATTGGCCGGGTTTTGTCGTGGGCGCCAAAACTATAAGTGGCCGAGGGCGAATCCTCTCGTTCTTTTTCTGTTTCGAATTTGCAAGGATCCAACGCGCGATTAAGATGTCACTGAATGAGCTGTCAGATTTCGGCGACGGTTCGTTCACCTTGGGCCCGGGGGTGCCAATTTGTTACACGATGTTTTTCCAATCTTTTCCGACCCCGCGATCAGCATTATGAATTGAGCTGACACGGGAAGATGGCGGTTCGCAACTGATCGCACGAGGGGCTTCGTTgacaaatgttttgttttgaatcctggttggaaaactcgtgctcgtgttttgctttattttttttgcatcgctGGTGAATCATCAACCGGCATCCCGCCTAGCtcagaaaaatacaaaacacatatgcaaatatttgttaaatgaTCCCgtgatggcaaaaaaaaacccaaacccgaACCCGAACGAGATAAATAATTTCCAAACACTGAAAAACACTTAACCCAGTTTCCGGTGTCACGCCGGCGGCGGCCTGACAGATTTGTACGGAATTCAATTTGTTAACCTTCATACACTCGCGCATGGTTTGGTGCACATTTTTCAACCAGTAACACGTTTTGCTCTTCTGCTCTGTTTCGCCCGCTCAGGTTCAGGAAACGGAAGGAGCATCGCTGGCCGCATCGCACGCGATCGGATTCTGCGAGGTTTCCGTCGCCGACAACACGCCCGCCCTCTACAAGGCCTTCGAGCGGCTGCTGGTGGAATCGCGGGCCCGCCCGGTTAAGCCGCGCAAGTTTTCCGTCAGCAAAATGTTCGGTAAGTTGAGTGGAATGATTTGTAATAtgatctgttttgttttggtccgtttttttgtttagtttttttatcaGAACTCTTTTTTAATGCGTCCTAGTGTttgacacttttttttacaaaaatttatatttttcctcgcTGAAACAAATTCATCTCTGCAAAACACCCAATGTCGATAAAGAATAACTATGattaacataaaataatacaatcgtagtattttttaaactaaaaagTACGAGTAGTAAAAATATGTGTGAATTAAAAGCGATTTTTCACACGTCATTTAGgaagcttttatttttaaacataaaaataagttattttcAGGATCCTGTAGAATGCCAATGAATTAAATTCAATAAAGCAAAAGCAGATTATAAGTCAGTTAACAGAAAAAAGGACTTCAATCACGTGTGCCTTTTACTCCTTATCCTACTCTCGAAGTATTCCAATGAGTTTCCACAAACTGGTTCACTTACCCTGTATGAATTTTAATTcgaggaaatttaattttgatttgcagaaaaacaaaccgttggaaggttttatttatttcccctTTCGCGTTTGCTTTCGCCCATGACAGGAACACTGATCGGAAGCAACGGCACCCGGCAGCCCCCGGTCAGCCAGGGTACGGTCGTCCCCTGCCACAAGGGCGAGCTGCACAAGTCGCGGGTGATGAAGCGTCGCCAGGCCTTCACCGCCACTGCCTCCCTATGACCGACGTCCACCACCGCCGAAGACAGCAACTAAGCGCGACGCCATTGAAGGCATTCAGCGGACGGCAGCGAGATTCGGCTGCACCATCGGGATAAGCTCAAGAGAGGGAATCGATGGGAGGTGGGGGCTGGAAAAACCAGACCAGAGGGAACGAAGGTGGTGGACAGTTCGGGGGGGGTCAAACAAAATTTGTGATGATAGAAATAATTGTAGCATTCGATACTCCTTTCGGCGACGATACCAACGACAGCCCCCCACTCCCCTCACCTCCTCCTTCGCTCCAGCCCATTTCAGCGAGGTAGTGTAGTGTAatcttcccctccccccacccaccGTTACATAAATGTATGTgggtgtgtacgtgtgtctgtgtgtgtaatGTATGTGTACATTGGTTTAATCAATCATCGACGTCGGCCAGCTCGTCGCTCTCGTGTAACGATCAACCACCCCCCCAccacccctccctccctccctccctccctccctttcgCAAAGTTTACTCGAATTATGTCACACGTGCGTGCTAACATCATCGTTACGAAGGCGCCTTTATCGTTTTAGCTAAAGGTGGGAAACCTTCCCGATGCGTGCTGTATAGAAAACACGGTACGCATGTGTATGCGATACTTACTTTAGATTATATCGACCCGGAGATCATTTGCAAATCTTTCAAACCAATCCCCCAACCATTTACTCGTTCCGAGCTCTTCGTAACACAACGCCTACGCCTGTCGATTCGTGGAAAGGTTAAATGGATGGAGGAGTTTATGTGCCGAACAATGTTCAGGGGAATACAAAAACTTGATCCTGATTCGTAGTAAAGAAGTAacagaaaaatcaaaaccccCCGTCTCCATCAGAAGgaacggagggaaaaaatggaaggcgCAgtggttacaaaaaaaaacaggaaaccaGCAGCCTTCCGCTCAATCGAGCCTCATTAGTATCACATGGAAACCGGTCCGGCTTTCGAGGCGGAGATCTAGAGATAAACAGAGAGGAAGCAACGGGACAGaaaacgaacgacaaaaaaaaagaagatggaAAGGAGCGTCTGTAACATCGAATGGGTGCCACGTGGCGCAGATTCCGTGCCACGGTATTAATTGAttatttgtttaccattttGCCGCCAGCCTAGCAGTCCCTGTAGGGCTCGGAGCTCGGAAAATCACAAGCAAACAGCTAAGCCTGGCGCCGAAGgtttcaccgttttttttttcatctcccatcatcgATCGATGTATTTGAGGAGCAAGGATGCGAGACCTCCAACGGATGGTGCTCGTGGTGCACACACGGACACAATGTGTTAAAGGGAATTTTCCATCCCCTTTACCGATAGCGGCGGGGGGAAGGCATGGAATTTTCCATCTCATAGgatattcgtttttttttttttttgtacccaATGATCGGCTCGCCTGGTGAATTCACTCGGAATCGATTTACGTTTCCATCGACGACCCATACACATAACGCATAGTGCTAGTGAACATCAGGTGCGAATGGCTATCCGATTATGACTTCGATCACGATTCATTCACCAAACTGATCCCGCCCCAGGAGGTGGGAAATTGCATTTACCCAAGCGAACCGTGCCgccatgttgtttgtttaaaataccCACACCCAACCACTCGAACGTTGGCGCACTTTGTAACGTCAGCATTGACAGAACTGAAACGACCAGCGGCAAACCGAGTGATTATTTGATTGTTGTGCTGCCCTTCCGGACATAATTAATTCCATCCACTTCCATCAAGCGACCTGCTTAATGAGCCATCGATCTCGTTTCGATGGAATTCGATTCCTCTTTCCTGAGATATTTGAACTCACCAACGGATAAATAGCTCCGGGAATGGCTGACCATGATTGGCTGATTCTTTAGTCCTCCCACTGAAGGCTCCCACCCTCGagcgtttattttattttgaacgacgatattttgctcGGCTTCCAAGAAAAGTCCTTCGGCGGCGAGTGAACCCTGAGGCCCCTTACTTCAGGGCATTCGACAACGTTGCCTTTGTGTTTGCTGGTaaatccttttttccaccgaaaaacaTCCTCTGCACTATCGGAACTCAAGCGCCAATGtggggtggggagggaaaTTGAGACGATAACATTATGTTTATTCCACGAAATGTCACCTTTGATTGGTGATGATTTCGTTGGCTCTGTTTTATGGTGCAAGTAGTTATGGGGAGGATATTTTTAACGACTCGTTCGAATCGGGAACCTCCAATCAGCATATCGACGGCGTGGAAAACTCCGCTCAGCCAGGGGAGGATCTATTTTGGAACCTTCCACCAAAAACATGTGACGTACTTGGTTTTGAGCTTTCGTGGGCACGTAGCAAAggacaaacaaatcttcagCCAAGAAGGCAGATTCCCCCCGTCTCGCAATGAATCATTGCTTGCCAGCGACGTGAGCACGTTATTAAACGGTTCGACGAGATGT
Coding sequences within:
- the LOC131266757 gene encoding ras-related and estrogen-regulated growth inhibitor-like protein, giving the protein MKTEEKTNVPRVRIAVLGNVDVGKSALTVRYLTRRFIGEYSSNTDLLYKQTVTLDSGVLDVEIVDISAENDNGFPVEQIQWADACLIVYSITDRSSYEYAQRSLAELRQLQNAPSAYLVGNKADLDHLREVQETEGASLAASHAIGFCEVSVADNTPALYKAFERLLVESRARPVKPRKFSVSKMFGTLIGSNGTRQPPVSQGTVVPCHKGELHKSRVMKRRQAFTATASL